Proteins from a single region of Candidatus Amarolinea dominans:
- the ssnA gene encoding putative aminohydrolase SsnA — MQTLITNGTVITLGAANRIIERGAVLVEGDEIRAVGQAAEMGAAFPLAQRLDAAGQLIMPGQICAHTHFYGAFARGLYIPGDPPKDFPEILRRLWWTLDKALDADGVSLSALVCLVDAIRHGTTTLIDHHASPNVIAGSLDLIADAVIQSGLRACLCYEVTDRDGPAKAQAGIEENVRFLRRMREQRPETGDRRLAATFGLHASLTLSDETLAACVDAAAGLNTGFHIHAAEGMADQNDSLSKYGQRTIDRLASRGILGPQTIVAHAIAIDAWEMGLLRETGVWVSHQPRSNMNNAVGVADVPAMLRGGVKVVLGNDGFSNNMFTEMKTAYLLHKAWRSDPRVATGNEIAQMAWTNNAALARQFFPKPIGELTPGAYADIILLDYAPITPLTPANLPWHVLFGADGSHVTTTMVAGQLLMVQRKLLFLDEQAIAARSREVAGQTWQRFWALS; from the coding sequence ATGCAAACACTCATTACCAACGGTACCGTTATCACCCTGGGCGCGGCCAATCGCATCATCGAGCGGGGGGCTGTCCTGGTGGAAGGGGACGAAATCAGGGCAGTGGGCCAGGCGGCCGAGATGGGGGCCGCTTTCCCGCTTGCGCAGCGCCTGGACGCAGCCGGCCAGCTCATCATGCCCGGCCAAATCTGCGCGCACACCCACTTCTACGGCGCCTTCGCGCGCGGTCTCTACATCCCCGGCGACCCGCCCAAGGACTTCCCCGAAATTCTGCGCCGCTTGTGGTGGACCCTGGACAAGGCCCTGGATGCGGACGGCGTCAGCCTCAGCGCGCTGGTTTGCCTGGTGGACGCCATTCGCCACGGCACCACCACCCTGATTGACCATCACGCCAGCCCCAACGTCATCGCCGGCTCGCTCGATCTGATCGCCGACGCGGTCATCCAATCCGGCCTGCGCGCCTGCCTCTGCTACGAAGTGACCGACCGCGACGGCCCGGCGAAGGCGCAGGCCGGCATCGAAGAGAATGTGCGTTTTTTGCGGAGGATGAGAGAGCAGAGACCGGAGACCGGAGACCGGAGATTGGCCGCCACTTTTGGCCTGCACGCGTCGCTGACGCTGTCGGACGAAACCCTGGCCGCGTGTGTGGACGCGGCCGCGGGCTTGAATACCGGCTTTCATATCCATGCCGCGGAAGGCATGGCGGATCAAAATGACAGCCTCAGCAAGTACGGCCAGCGCACCATTGACCGCCTCGCCAGCCGGGGCATCCTGGGGCCGCAGACGATCGTGGCGCACGCCATCGCCATTGACGCCTGGGAGATGGGCCTGCTGCGCGAGACCGGCGTCTGGGTCTCGCATCAGCCGCGCTCCAACATGAACAACGCGGTGGGCGTGGCCGATGTGCCCGCCATGCTGCGCGGGGGCGTCAAGGTCGTGCTGGGCAACGACGGCTTTTCCAACAACATGTTCACCGAGATGAAGACCGCCTACCTGCTGCACAAGGCCTGGCGCAGCGATCCGCGCGTCGCCACCGGCAACGAGATTGCGCAGATGGCGTGGACCAATAACGCAGCCCTGGCGCGTCAGTTCTTCCCCAAACCGATCGGCGAGCTGACGCCCGGCGCGTACGCGGACATCATCCTGCTCGACTACGCGCCCATCACCCCGCTGACCCCGGCCAATCTGCCCTGGCATGTTCTCTTTGGCGCGGATGGCAGTCACGTCACCACCACCATGGTGGCCGGTCAGTTGCTCATGGTTCAGCGCAAACTGCTCTTCCTGGACGAACAGGCCATCGCCGCACGCAGCCGCGAAGTTGCCGGCCAGACCTGGCAGCGCTTCTGGGCGCTGTCGTAA
- a CDS encoding alpha/beta hydrolase: MSNQQPARPPVWAAWMASLSNGFVGDYLHTRQNGLAIEMAFYHQGRPLPLTQEAVLAAHPWPTTKLCILVHGLSCHEGIWLYPDPTDPGHDTSYGALLQRDFGYTPFFVRYNTGLALADNSARLAVLLHELLECYPTPVEDILLIGHSMGGLILRGACHIGAQQQAAWVLLVSQVFYLGTPHEGARLARLGGATTAVLHAVPHPITQLLGNVLDVWSQGVKDLRLTQPLAAEMGSDGAAAIQPMPWLSHSRHHLIVGALTDDPQDLATRLFGDGLVAVPNVHPRPQAGDGSAPVAKDSLEVLPRTHHLQLTRDPAVYAQIKQCCEDGVE; encoded by the coding sequence GTGTCCAACCAACAACCCGCCCGCCCGCCTGTGTGGGCGGCCTGGATGGCGAGCCTGTCCAACGGCTTTGTGGGCGACTATTTGCACACCCGCCAAAATGGCCTGGCCATTGAGATGGCTTTCTACCACCAGGGCCGGCCGCTGCCGTTGACGCAGGAAGCCGTGTTAGCCGCGCACCCGTGGCCAACGACCAAACTCTGCATCCTGGTGCATGGCCTGAGTTGTCACGAAGGGATCTGGCTCTATCCTGACCCGACCGACCCTGGGCATGACACCTCGTATGGCGCCTTGCTGCAGAGAGATTTTGGTTACACGCCATTTTTTGTGCGCTACAACACAGGGCTGGCGCTGGCGGACAACAGTGCGCGCCTGGCGGTTTTGCTGCATGAACTGCTGGAGTGCTACCCGACGCCGGTGGAGGACATCCTGCTGATCGGGCACAGCATGGGCGGATTGATTCTACGCGGCGCCTGCCATATCGGCGCCCAGCAACAGGCGGCCTGGGTGCTGCTCGTGAGCCAGGTCTTTTATCTTGGCACCCCGCACGAAGGCGCCAGATTGGCCCGCCTGGGAGGCGCGACGACCGCCGTGCTGCACGCCGTGCCTCATCCGATCACCCAGCTCCTGGGCAACGTTCTCGATGTCTGGAGCCAGGGTGTCAAAGATCTGCGCCTGACCCAGCCGCTGGCCGCAGAGATGGGCAGCGACGGCGCGGCCGCGATACAGCCGATGCCCTGGCTCTCCCATTCCCGACATCATCTGATCGTCGGCGCGCTGACCGACGATCCGCAGGATCTCGCAACCCGCCTGTTCGGCGATGGTTTGGTGGCTGTGCCGAATGTCCACCCCCGGCCGCAGGCAGGGGATGGGTCGGCGCCCGTGGCGAAGGACAGCCTCGAAGTTCTACCGCGCACCCACCATCTGCAACTGACCCGCGATCCGGCGGTTTATGCACAGATCAAGCAATGCTGTGAAGATGGCGTGGAATAA
- a CDS encoding DUF2723 domain-containing protein — protein sequence MKDRVISWGLGIASLALYVATAAPTVVTVFDDSLEFQVVLPTLGIAHPTGYPLYTLLGWLSTRLLPFGDAAYRANLFSALTASLTVVLLYRLLLRVVGGRMPALLAAALFAISPLWWSQATLAEVYALHGLFVVALWLVAFDERTAPDAGRWALPVAVPIALPLLSGLALTHHRMTLLLAPGLALWVGLRWWDSRRPALGFRPVAWLKVALLAALLLLAPLLLYAYVWLRGQAIPTTAGVWLNTWPAFWQHISASAYGAFLAGHSASRGASPDIVQLLLAQFGPLAALLGLWGLFPWPLHWRRWAALALTLAIQAAFALSYRTADAEVFFLPVTLLFSLFVAAGLVQAQDAALLLLAQWRRAGLPLPGRFAWYRAAVQAALALLVAWVPVHQAWAALTVAPPGPQICEQALAVGKPPDLTPNRRGDWRVADCAQDILSQPLEPGAAVIGLLGEITLLRYYQQTAGQRPDLLTLVADAEDDRRAAVLATLAEGRPTYLLRPLDGLLASGLALDAVGPLLRVRTTTMAPAPEPPALAQPVAITPQVEIASAASWPVSVHQGRVQRIGIVWQVTAVITDTLQVSARLLDAAGQIVAQYDGEPVHRARPTLTWRPGERIVDVYDLPLQGQGPFTPLLILYRAADGREVGRLALPGFD from the coding sequence GTGAAGGACCGCGTGATTTCGTGGGGATTGGGGATCGCCAGCCTGGCGCTGTATGTCGCCACGGCCGCGCCGACCGTGGTGACAGTGTTCGACGACAGCCTGGAGTTCCAGGTCGTCCTGCCCACGCTCGGCATCGCCCATCCCACCGGCTATCCGCTCTACACGCTGCTCGGCTGGCTGAGCACACGCCTGCTGCCGTTCGGTGATGCGGCCTATCGCGCCAACCTCTTTTCCGCGCTGACGGCCAGCCTGACGGTGGTGCTGCTCTACCGGCTGCTGCTGCGCGTCGTGGGCGGCCGCATGCCCGCGCTGCTGGCCGCCGCCCTCTTTGCCATTTCCCCCCTGTGGTGGTCGCAGGCCACGCTGGCCGAGGTCTACGCGCTGCACGGGCTTTTTGTCGTGGCCTTGTGGTTGGTGGCCTTCGACGAACGCACCGCGCCCGACGCCGGTCGCTGGGCGCTTCCGGTTGCCGTGCCCATCGCATTGCCCCTGCTCAGCGGCCTGGCCTTGACGCATCACCGCATGACGCTCCTGCTGGCGCCGGGCCTGGCGCTGTGGGTTGGCCTGCGCTGGTGGGACAGCAGGCGGCCAGCGCTGGGATTCAGGCCGGTCGCCTGGCTGAAAGTCGCACTCCTGGCCGCGCTGCTCTTGCTGGCGCCGCTGCTGCTCTACGCCTACGTCTGGCTGCGCGGCCAGGCCATTCCCACCACGGCCGGCGTCTGGCTGAACACCTGGCCCGCGTTCTGGCAGCACATCAGCGCCAGCGCCTATGGCGCGTTCCTGGCCGGTCACAGCGCCAGCCGCGGGGCATCGCCGGACATCGTGCAACTTCTGCTGGCGCAATTCGGCCCGCTCGCTGCCCTGTTGGGCCTGTGGGGGCTGTTCCCCTGGCCGCTGCATTGGCGACGCTGGGCGGCACTGGCGCTGACCCTGGCGATCCAGGCCGCGTTTGCCCTCAGCTACCGCACCGCGGACGCCGAGGTCTTCTTCCTGCCGGTGACGCTGCTCTTTTCACTTTTCGTTGCGGCCGGCCTGGTGCAGGCGCAGGACGCGGCGCTGCTCTTGTTGGCGCAATGGCGACGGGCTGGCCTGCCCTTGCCGGGCAGGTTTGCCTGGTATCGAGCGGCTGTGCAAGCCGCCCTGGCCCTGCTCGTGGCCTGGGTTCCCGTCCATCAGGCCTGGGCTGCGTTGACCGTCGCGCCGCCCGGGCCTCAGATCTGCGAACAGGCGCTGGCGGTGGGCAAACCGCCCGATCTGACGCCCAATCGCCGCGGCGACTGGCGTGTGGCCGATTGCGCGCAGGACATCCTCAGCCAGCCGCTGGAGCCAGGCGCGGCGGTCATCGGCCTGCTGGGCGAGATCACCCTGCTGCGCTACTATCAGCAGACGGCCGGCCAGCGCCCTGATCTGCTCACGCTGGTAGCCGACGCCGAAGACGACCGCCGCGCGGCCGTGCTGGCGACGCTGGCCGAGGGGCGCCCAACCTACCTGCTGCGCCCTCTGGATGGCCTGCTGGCGTCCGGCCTGGCGCTCGATGCGGTTGGCCCGCTGCTGCGGGTGCGCACCACAACGATGGCGCCTGCGCCAGAACCGCCCGCCCTGGCGCAGCCGGTCGCCATCACGCCCCAGGTCGAGATTGCATCCGCGGCCAGTTGGCCGGTATCTGTGCATCAGGGGCGTGTGCAGCGCATCGGCATCGTCTGGCAGGTGACCGCGGTCATCACCGACACCTTGCAGGTCTCGGCGCGGCTGCTCGACGCGGCCGGGCAGATCGTGGCCCAGTACGATGGGGAGCCGGTTCACCGCGCGCGTCCCACCCTCACCTGGCGGCCGGGCGAGCGCATCGTGGATGTCTACGACCTGCCCTTGCAAGGCCAGGGGCCGTTCACCCCGCTGCTCATCCTCTACCGCGCCGCGGACGGCCGGGAAGTGGGCAGGCTGGCCCTGCCGGGCTTCGATTGA
- the mvk gene encoding mevalonate kinase — MLHALYTASAPGKIILMGEHAVVYGRPAMAVPVHQVQATATLTVQDGASDLWIAATDLGQRTALSSAPPVNPLAQAVRLTLTFLQRAAPAGELSVHSTIPLAGGMGSGAAVSTAIGRALAAWAGQTIPAADLSALVYEVERLHHGTPSGIDNTVIAYGQPVWFVKGQPPQPFAIPHTFWLVIASTGIASPTRETVGDVRQSWLADPLRFDGLFDDIAGLVNAGRAAMLAGDWPRLGALFFQNQRLLAEMGVSAPILDRLVDAARLAGAFGAKLSGGGRGGNVIALVEPAAAETVADALRQAGAAAIFITPVSAGAARAALL, encoded by the coding sequence ATGTTACACGCTCTCTACACGGCCTCTGCGCCGGGCAAGATCATTCTGATGGGGGAACACGCCGTCGTGTACGGCCGGCCGGCGATGGCAGTGCCCGTCCACCAGGTGCAGGCCACGGCCACCCTGACCGTGCAAGATGGCGCATCCGATCTGTGGATCGCTGCCACCGACCTGGGACAGCGCACGGCGCTGTCCAGCGCGCCGCCCGTGAATCCCCTCGCGCAGGCGGTGCGGCTGACCCTGACTTTTTTGCAGCGCGCCGCGCCTGCCGGTGAGCTGAGCGTCCATTCCACCATTCCCCTGGCCGGCGGCATGGGCAGCGGTGCGGCCGTTTCCACCGCCATCGGCCGCGCCCTGGCCGCCTGGGCCGGGCAAACCATTCCCGCGGCCGACCTGTCGGCCCTGGTGTACGAGGTGGAGCGCCTGCACCACGGCACGCCGAGCGGCATTGACAACACCGTCATTGCCTACGGCCAGCCGGTGTGGTTTGTCAAAGGCCAGCCGCCGCAGCCCTTTGCCATTCCGCACACCTTCTGGCTCGTCATTGCCAGCACCGGCATCGCCAGCCCGACGCGTGAGACGGTGGGAGACGTGCGCCAATCCTGGCTGGCCGACCCGCTGCGCTTCGATGGGCTGTTCGACGACATAGCCGGCCTGGTCAACGCCGGGCGTGCGGCCATGCTGGCGGGCGATTGGCCGCGCCTGGGCGCGCTGTTCTTCCAGAACCAGCGCCTGCTGGCCGAGATGGGCGTCTCAGCCCCCATCCTCGACCGCCTGGTGGACGCGGCCCGGCTGGCCGGCGCGTTCGGCGCCAAGCTCAGCGGCGGCGGCCGCGGCGGCAACGTCATCGCCCTGGTCGAACCGGCGGCCGCTGAGACGGTCGCCGATGCCCTGCGCCAGGCCGGCGCGGCCGCGATCTTCATCACCCCCGTATCCGCCGGCGCGGCGCGCGCGGCGCTCTTGTGA
- a CDS encoding DUF5615 family PIN-like protein: MSTICFLLDEHVPPFIQAQLARLEPNLRVYMIGDDLAPVRGTPDPDVLLWIEAHGCLLVTNNRASMPGHLADHLALGHHVPGIIQLPRRMNIRAVLDDLWLIWAAARPDEFQDQIVHLQLQR, translated from the coding sequence ATGAGTACGATTTGCTTCTTGCTCGACGAGCATGTCCCGCCGTTTATTCAGGCGCAACTGGCACGGCTGGAACCCAATCTGCGCGTATACATGATCGGTGATGATCTTGCGCCAGTGCGAGGCACACCCGATCCCGACGTTTTGCTTTGGATCGAAGCCCACGGCTGTTTGCTGGTCACCAATAATCGCGCCTCCATGCCGGGTCATCTCGCAGACCACCTGGCTCTCGGCCACCATGTTCCTGGCATCATTCAGTTGCCACGACGTATGAACATTCGCGCTGTCCTTGACGATCTATGGCTTATCTGGGCCGCGGCCCGGCCAGATGAGTTCCAGGATCAGATCGTTCACCTGCAGCTACAACGGTAA
- the thpR gene encoding RNA 2',3'-cyclic phosphodiesterase: protein MKDTPTSRRPAALPSPLRTFIAVELDDEARRQLKTLQMALQPLVPPSLVRWVAPENVHITLKFLGDTQPDQVAAVTSALDGIGPTLAPFQVTLAGRGCFPNFRRPNVIWVGLVDHGQRLQKLVAAVERSVSPLGWPTEARPFRPHLTLGRINDNATSRERGLIGAAVELFEVGELSTLAVSACYLIRSDLKSSGPVYTVLREVKLGEQQI, encoded by the coding sequence ATGAAAGACACACCAACCTCTCGCCGTCCCGCCGCCCTGCCGTCGCCGCTGCGTACCTTCATCGCGGTGGAGTTGGATGACGAGGCGCGCCGCCAACTGAAAACCCTGCAAATGGCCTTGCAACCCCTTGTGCCGCCAAGCCTGGTGCGTTGGGTGGCCCCAGAGAATGTTCACATCACGCTGAAATTCCTGGGCGACACGCAGCCCGATCAGGTGGCGGCCGTGACCTCAGCCCTGGACGGCATCGGTCCCACGCTGGCGCCCTTTCAGGTGACGCTGGCCGGCCGCGGCTGTTTTCCCAACTTCAGGCGGCCCAACGTGATCTGGGTCGGGCTAGTGGATCATGGGCAGCGCCTGCAGAAGCTGGTTGCCGCGGTCGAACGGAGCGTCTCACCGCTGGGCTGGCCCACCGAGGCGCGACCGTTCAGGCCGCATTTGACCCTGGGCCGCATCAATGACAACGCCACCAGTCGCGAGCGCGGCCTGATAGGCGCCGCGGTTGAGCTGTTCGAGGTGGGCGAACTTTCCACGCTGGCCGTGTCCGCCTGCTACCTCATCCGCAGCGACCTGAAGTCAAGCGGCCCGGTCTACACGGTGCTGAGGGAGGTGAAGCTGGGAGAGCAGCAGATTTGA
- a CDS encoding glycosyltransferase family 2 protein codes for MDSVSIIMKVWNAQAHVRLCLKTLLQHTDDPFELIIIDNHSRPEVVQFLRAAARDDSRIRLVENATNVGPGHANQQGAALAQGRTICLLDSDVLVPPRWLTRLRAEFESHPAVKLLAPLNYHQTLSHPFGPDNSAAAWFATKREHPQLAPLRQFHAFSRGLSIEEFDELMCSTHGRELAAMVCPPMFIGTCCALLDADFVAAAGGVADPRFDGYGSEDVDLCWRIAEQGGQVARTTAVYVHHFHHASLIDNALDPEAALRQANQILYAKWKSKLIGLVQAEMARGGSPRDYLSAYFIFQPLSHHTSFVADLRAATGRADIPDDIIWKPRP; via the coding sequence ATGGATTCTGTCAGTATCATCATGAAGGTCTGGAATGCCCAGGCGCATGTGCGCCTCTGCCTGAAGACCTTGTTGCAGCACACCGATGACCCGTTCGAGTTGATCATCATTGACAATCACTCGCGACCAGAGGTGGTGCAGTTCTTGCGCGCCGCCGCCCGCGACGACTCACGAATCCGGCTGGTCGAAAACGCAACCAACGTCGGGCCAGGGCATGCCAATCAGCAAGGTGCGGCCCTGGCGCAGGGCCGCACGATCTGCCTGCTGGATAGCGATGTGCTCGTGCCCCCGCGCTGGTTGACGCGACTGCGCGCGGAGTTCGAGAGCCATCCCGCGGTCAAGCTGCTGGCCCCGCTGAACTATCACCAGACGCTCAGCCATCCTTTCGGGCCTGACAACAGCGCCGCTGCCTGGTTCGCGACCAAGAGGGAGCATCCGCAGTTGGCGCCGCTGCGCCAGTTCCATGCGTTTTCCAGGGGCCTGAGCATCGAAGAGTTCGACGAACTGATGTGCAGCACCCACGGCCGCGAGTTGGCGGCCATGGTGTGCCCGCCCATGTTCATCGGCACCTGTTGCGCCCTGTTGGACGCTGACTTCGTTGCGGCCGCGGGCGGGGTGGCCGATCCCCGGTTCGACGGTTATGGCAGCGAGGATGTGGATCTGTGCTGGCGGATCGCTGAGCAGGGCGGTCAGGTCGCACGCACGACCGCGGTTTATGTGCATCACTTCCACCATGCCAGCCTCATTGATAACGCGCTGGATCCGGAGGCGGCCTTGCGGCAGGCCAATCAGATCCTCTACGCCAAGTGGAAATCGAAGCTGATCGGCCTGGTGCAGGCCGAAATGGCACGGGGGGGGTCGCCCAGGGATTACCTGAGCGCGTATTTCATTTTCCAGCCCCTGTCGCACCACACATCATTCGTTGCGGATCTGCGCGCGGCCACAGGGCGCGCCGACATCCCTGATGACATCATTTGGAAACCCAGGCCGTAA
- a CDS encoding HNH endonuclease produces the protein MIPKPLRELVRQRAQGRCEYCQTSEWLNGLPGEVDHIFPRALGGPTDADNLCFACSSCNGYKTRQIAHRAGKGAEDHGSTYWLYTGQNPRSFSDRDPECATGRQSG, from the coding sequence ATGATTCCGAAGCCACTGCGTGAATTGGTCCGCCAGCGGGCGCAAGGCCGCTGCGAATACTGCCAGACGTCCGAGTGGCTCAACGGGCTGCCCGGTGAGGTGGATCACATCTTCCCACGCGCCCTGGGCGGCCCGACGGATGCGGACAACCTGTGTTTCGCCTGCTCCTCATGCAACGGTTACAAGACGAGGCAAATTGCGCATCGGGCGGGGAAAGGCGCTGAAGATCATGGCTCAACTTACTGGCTATACACTGGTCAAAATCCCCGGAGCTTTAGTGACCGAGATCCGGAGTGTGCAACCGGACGCCAATCTGGATAG
- a CDS encoding DUF433 domain-containing protein gives MQLEDYFAFLAPDDIRVKGTRIGIETILTDYLELGLFAEQIATRYPSLSVEQVYATLTYYWRNRAQVDTYLRQVDQEIEQQRHQQDQHPSPAVQRLRELARLRDQQRGMVATPA, from the coding sequence ATGCAACTGGAAGACTATTTCGCTTTCCTGGCGCCTGATGACATTCGTGTAAAGGGGACGCGCATCGGCATCGAGACGATTTTGACCGATTACCTGGAACTTGGCTTGTTTGCCGAACAGATCGCAACGCGCTACCCATCCCTCTCGGTCGAGCAGGTGTACGCCACTCTGACCTATTACTGGCGCAACCGCGCCCAGGTAGACACCTACCTGCGTCAGGTAGATCAGGAGATCGAGCAACAGCGCCACCAACAAGATCAGCACCCGTCTCCGGCTGTGCAACGCCTGCGTGAACTGGCGCGGCTACGCGACCAGCAGCGCGGTATGGTGGCCACGCCCGCATGA
- a CDS encoding nucleotidyltransferase domain-containing protein, with amino-acid sequence MSETATATISTPDPSPAAMAVYRATAQRRATEAMRELAARRARAQEVAQQAAALLKEQFGATQVVVFGSTVHGHWFTATSDIDLAARGLAPDDYFTAVARLQDLSPEFKVDLVAVERCKAALRESIAREGVIL; translated from the coding sequence ATGTCAGAAACAGCCACAGCGACTATCAGCACGCCCGATCCCAGTCCGGCGGCGATGGCCGTCTATCGCGCCACGGCGCAGCGCCGCGCAACAGAAGCGATGCGCGAGCTGGCCGCGCGGCGGGCGCGCGCCCAAGAAGTGGCGCAGCAGGCGGCGGCCTTACTGAAGGAACAGTTCGGCGCGACACAGGTCGTCGTGTTCGGCTCGACCGTCCACGGTCATTGGTTCACCGCCACGTCGGATATTGACCTGGCCGCCCGTGGCCTGGCGCCCGATGACTACTTCACGGCCGTTGCCAGGCTGCAAGACCTATCGCCCGAGTTCAAAGTGGATCTTGTCGCGGTGGAACGCTGCAAGGCGGCGTTGCGCGAAAGTATCGCGCGCGAGGGAGTGATTCTATGA
- a CDS encoding type II toxin-antitoxin system PemK/MazF family toxin, producing the protein MHLHRGDVFMANLDPVVGFEQAGTRPVLVVQCDQANERIPTVTVVPLTSNLRAGRFLFTVPIPAAESGLTVDGVALVFHIRTLDQTRLIRKLGHLNPQTLARVDQALALHLGLPLL; encoded by the coding sequence ATGCATCTTCACCGCGGCGATGTTTTCATGGCGAACCTCGATCCGGTCGTCGGCTTCGAGCAGGCCGGCACGCGCCCCGTTCTGGTCGTGCAATGCGATCAAGCCAACGAACGCATCCCAACCGTCACCGTTGTGCCGTTGACCTCGAACCTGCGCGCCGGTCGCTTCTTATTCACTGTGCCTATCCCTGCGGCCGAATCGGGATTGACAGTAGATGGTGTGGCCCTGGTGTTCCACATCCGCACGTTGGATCAAACACGTTTGATCCGCAAGTTGGGACACCTCAATCCGCAAACGCTGGCGCGGGTGGATCAGGCTTTGGCGCTCCATCTCGGCTTGCCACTGCTCTGA
- a CDS encoding UbiD family decarboxylase, which produces MDQRTFLELATAQGQVITIDRPVDPRLELAAVSGALEDEAPGRIVRFRQVIGSDYEVVTGLAADRRHFGLALACPPGDLIFRLAAALANPQPPPVLPAGEAPCQEIIEADPNLETIPFLTHWASDAGPYATAAVLFTRDPDTGANASFHRMLRLGPRQAALRLVERRGTDSALRKTPGDLPVAICIGLPLHVLLAASLAPPPGVDELTIAQALAPTPLTRCLTSDLLAPAAAEVVIEGRLTHRLAAEGPFVDLTQTLDLVRQQPLLTVDCITHRRRPFYHALLPGRLEHKLLMGMPREPTIFSEVNRVCRCLNVNITPGGASWLHAVVQIDKQAPGDGLRAIEAAFRGHGSLKHVVVVDRDVDLFNPADVEWAIATRFQAGRGLHLFSGQPSSSLDPSALHVPGQKSRSDKLGIDATVFWDTPAGPSDPAAYQKVTFPPVDLSRYRAAE; this is translated from the coding sequence ATGGATCAACGAACTTTTCTGGAACTCGCGACAGCCCAGGGCCAGGTCATCACCATTGACCGGCCGGTTGACCCCCGCCTGGAACTGGCCGCGGTGAGCGGCGCGCTCGAAGATGAAGCGCCGGGCCGCATCGTGCGCTTCCGCCAGGTGATCGGCAGCGACTACGAGGTGGTGACCGGCCTGGCCGCGGACCGCCGCCATTTCGGCCTGGCCCTCGCCTGCCCGCCGGGCGATCTCATCTTTCGCCTGGCCGCGGCCCTGGCCAACCCGCAGCCGCCGCCTGTGCTACCGGCCGGCGAAGCGCCCTGCCAGGAGATCATCGAAGCTGACCCCAACCTGGAAACGATCCCGTTCCTGACCCATTGGGCCAGCGATGCCGGGCCGTACGCGACCGCGGCCGTGCTCTTCACCCGCGATCCGGACACGGGGGCCAACGCCTCGTTTCATCGTATGCTGCGCCTGGGGCCGCGGCAGGCTGCGCTGCGCCTGGTGGAGCGCCGCGGCACCGATAGCGCGCTGCGCAAAACGCCGGGTGACCTGCCGGTTGCCATCTGCATCGGCCTGCCGCTGCACGTCCTGCTGGCCGCGTCCCTGGCGCCGCCGCCGGGCGTGGATGAGCTGACCATTGCCCAGGCCCTGGCGCCCACCCCGCTGACGCGCTGCCTGACCAGCGACCTGCTGGCGCCGGCGGCCGCGGAGGTGGTGATCGAGGGCCGCCTGACGCATCGCCTGGCCGCGGAAGGGCCGTTCGTGGACCTGACGCAAACCCTCGATCTTGTGCGCCAGCAGCCGCTGCTCACAGTGGACTGCATCACCCACCGCCGCCGGCCGTTCTACCATGCGCTCTTGCCCGGACGCCTGGAGCACAAACTCCTGATGGGGATGCCGCGTGAGCCGACGATCTTCAGTGAAGTCAACCGGGTTTGCCGCTGCCTCAATGTCAACATCACGCCCGGCGGCGCCAGTTGGCTGCACGCGGTGGTGCAGATTGACAAACAGGCGCCGGGCGACGGCCTGCGGGCCATCGAAGCCGCGTTCCGGGGGCATGGATCGCTCAAGCATGTGGTGGTGGTGGATCGTGACGTGGATCTGTTCAACCCGGCCGATGTGGAATGGGCCATTGCCACCCGCTTTCAAGCCGGCCGCGGTCTGCATCTCTTTTCGGGTCAGCCCTCCAGCTCGCTCGATCCTTCGGCGCTGCACGTCCCCGGCCAGAAATCACGCTCCGACAAACTGGGCATTGACGCCACCGTGTTCTGGGACACACCGGCCGGGCCATCCGATCCGGCCGCCTATCAGAAAGTGACTTTTCCCCCGGTTGATCTGAGCCGTTACCGAGCCGCCGAATGA